TCGGTGGGCAGGGCGTCTCGTTCTTCTTGGCGAACGTGGTGCCGTTCCTCAATCTGGTCTTGGCGGGCTTCGTGCTCGCCTCGGTCGCGGCGCGCTTCATCTTCCCCGGCGTGAGCCTCGAAGGGAGAACGTGGTGGCTGCTGCGATCGAGCCCCCTTTCGATGCGCAACCTGCTCTGGTCCAAGTTCTGGGTCGGGACGTTGCCCTTGCTGGCGCTCGCGCTGCTGATCGTCGGGGTCACCGATTATTTGATGCAGGTTTCGGTGTTCATGTTCGTGGTTTCGACGCTGACGATCGCGTTCATGACCCTGGCCATCGCGGGGCTGGCGATAGGAATGGGAACGCTCTTCCCGCGCTTCGAGACGGAAAATGCCGCGCAGATTCCAACGTCGTTCGGCGGCTTGGTGTTCATGATGAGCGCCATCGCGTTGATCGGCATCGTGGTGGTTCTCGAGGCGAAGCCGGTCTACACGTATCTCGGGTCGAGGGCGTTCGACACGACGAGTGACCTCTTCGAGATGGTCGCCGGCTTCGGGCTCGCGGGCGCCGTGTGCGCCGCCGCCACTGTGATTCCGGTCACCGTCGCACTGCGACGACTCGAGCGCCTCGAGCGCTAAGCACTGTTCGTGAAGCCAATGTGACGACCCGGGAGATTGCCGGGTCGTTCATGCCGGATGCCCGAAACGTCTTTCGGAAATCCGCTGGAACGTCACCTAGGCTCGCTCCCCATATCGGTTGGAGTGGGCAACCCATGGGTTCAACCCACCCTCGGAGGAAGTTCGAAATGAAGCGTTATGCACTCGCGGCTGTCGCGGCGCTCTTTGTTGCCGGCACGCTGCACGCCCAGGCGGCGACGAAGCAGGACACGACCAAGAAGGCGAAGCCCGCCGCCGCGGCGACGGTGAAGCCCGCCGGTGCCCCGGCCGCGGCTGCGCCGGCCGACACGACCAAGAAGGCGCCGAAGAAGCGCGCCAGCACGCACAAGGCGGCCGCGAAGGACACGAGCAAGGCTGCGGCGGCCCCCGCGACGGCTCCGAAGAAGAAGTCGGCTCCGGCGAAGAAAGACACGACCGCCAAGAAGCCGTAACTCAGGCTGCTAGGCGGTGTCCGCAGGTGTTGCAGTATCGCGCCTCGAGCGCGACGACAGGTGCGCCACACGTGGCGCACCTGTCGTTTAGGTACCTGCCGCAGTTCGAGCAGTAGACCGCGTCGGATTCGGGGCGCGGCCCGCACGCCGGGCAGCCGGCCAGACGCTGGCGCTGCGTCAGCACGATCGCCTCGACCTCGGCGTCGGTCGGACGGATCGTGCGTCCAACGGTCTCGCCGCCCGGTCCCGCGGCCCGCATCGCCGCGATCGCGGACTTGGTGTACCGCGCCTTGAGCTCAGCATAGTCGGCGTCGGAGAGCTTGCCGGTCGCGCGGTCGAACTCGAGCTCGCGCAATGCGGCCACCGCGGACGACTCGTCGTTGTCGGCGGCGCGCGCTCGCTTGGCAACCGTCGGTACCGGCGCCGGGTTCCTGGTCCCGAAGAACACGGGATACAGCACGAACGCGAGCGCGCCAAGCGCGAGCAACGTCCCGACGACGAGCGCGACCACTACTCGCGGTCCCGCCGAATCGCCGCCTCGAGGCGCGCGAGCTCGTCGTCCGTCGCGTCGACCCCCTTCGCCGCGGGCCCGAGCGGCGCGGTCTTCGCCGACTGCGACCGCTTGAGGAACGCGAGGATGAACGCGCCCGCGGCCAGCACGGCGATTCCCGGCGAGACCCACGCGAGGATGTTGAAGCCCGATCGCGTCGGCGCCATCAGCACGCGCTCACCGTACGACGCCACGAACGCGTCGATGATCTCTTGCGCGCTGTAGCCGCCCTCGACGAGCCCCATCACGTCGCGGTGCATCGCGGGCGATACCTGGCACGTGAAGTCCGTCGTGCGACAGGTGAACACGTCGAGCGTGCAGCCGCCGCACTGACAATGCAGCTGGTGCTCGAGCGCGTCGCGCTGCGCGTTCGTGAGCTGCTTCACCGCGTTCGGCTTTGGTGGAAGCCGCACGGGCTTCACCGCCATGTCCATCACGCCGAAGTTGGTCGTGTCGCGCACGAGCGACGAATCGTGCGTCGCGCGAGGATTCTGCTGCTGCGCGACCGCGCGCGCCGCCACGACCATCGAACCGAACCCGGCTCCCGCGCCGGCGAGGAACGCGCGGCGCGAAACGCTCTTCGCCATCTCGTCGGTCATGTGCCG
The Gemmatimonadaceae bacterium genome window above contains:
- a CDS encoding zinc ribbon domain-containing protein produces the protein MVALVVGTLLALGALAFVLYPVFFGTRNPAPVPTVAKRARAADNDESSAVAALRELEFDRATGKLSDADYAELKARYTKSAIAAMRAAGPGGETVGRTIRPTDAEVEAIVLTQRQRLAGCPACGPRPESDAVYCSNCGRYLNDRCATCGAPVVALEARYCNTCGHRLAA
- a CDS encoding cytochrome c-type biogenesis protein CcmH, which encodes MTDEMAKSVSRRAFLAGAGAGFGSMVVAARAVAQQQNPRATHDSSLVRDTTNFGVMDMAVKPVRLPPKPNAVKQLTNAQRDALEHQLHCQCGGCTLDVFTCRTTDFTCQVSPAMHRDVMGLVEGGYSAQEIIDAFVASYGERVLMAPTRSGFNILAWVSPGIAVLAAGAFILAFLKRSQSAKTAPLGPAAKGVDATDDELARLEAAIRRDRE